CGACCCGCGGGCGATGCGCACGCGCACCACGGGCCTGGGCATCCTGTTCGGCGGCGCGAGGGGCGCCGGCGCCGCGCCTGCGGGCGCGACGCGCGCGCTGTCGAGCGCCGGCTACGACTTCGAACACGACCCGTTCCTCGAACCGTCGGCGGCGTGCTTCGTGGACTACGTCGTCAACTGACGCCGGGCCGAAGAACGACGGTCAGTACTTCAGGATCTTTCCGACGGCGCCGCGCTGCTGTTCGATCAACGCGCGGATGCCCATGTCGGCCAGGGCGAGCAGCGCGTCGAGTTCGGCGCGGCTGAAGGGCTTCGACTCAGCCGTGCCCTGCACTTCGATGAAGCGGCCGTCCGAGGTCTTGATGACGTTCATGTCCACCTCGGCCTTCGAATCCTCGGTGTAGGCGAGATCGAGCAGCGGCGTGCCGTCGACCACGCCGACGCTGGTCGCCGCGACGTAGTCAGTCACCGGCACGCGGGCGAGCGTCCCCTGCTCGCGCAGGCGTTCGAGCGCGAGCACGAGCGCGACGAAGCCGCCCGTGATCGACGCCGTGCGCGTGCCGCCGTCGGCCTGCAGCACGTCGCAGTCGATCCAGATCGTCCGCTCGCCGAGCTCGGTCTGGTTCACGACCGAGCGGAGCGAGCGGCCGATCAGCCGCTGGATCTCCTGCGTGCGGCCGCCCACCTTGCCCGTCGTCGCCTCGCGCGTCGTTCGAGTGGACGTCGCGCGCGGCAGCATGCCGTACTCCGCCGTGACCCAGCCCTTGCCGGATCCCCGGAGAAAGGGGGGCACGCGCTCCTCGGTCGACGCCGTGCACAGCACGCGCGTGAGGCCGACCTCGATCAGCACGGATCCTTCGGCGTGAATCGACACGCCAGTCGTCAGTTTCGTCGGCCGCACCATGTCGGGAAGACGGCCATCCAGTCGGGGCATCGGGCTCATGGTCCTTTCCGCACCCACTCGAGCGCCTTGCTCAGCGGGTATCTCAGATCGAGGTGGCCGGCCAGCGTGTCCACCTGCTGGCCGTCGATGAGGATCTGCACGGCGGTCACGCTCGGCAGGTTCACCGTGAGGGCGTTGACGATCGCGTAGGCGGCCAGCGCTTCGTCGAACGATCCGCCGGTGTGGCCCGTGCGGATCGCGCCGCCGAGATCCACGTACGCGCGGCCGTCCTGCGTGAGGAACACGGTGCGGACGGTCGTGCCATCCGGAATGGCGGACCGTTGGCCGCTCGGCGGCGCCTGCACCTGCGCGACGACGATCTGTCTGGCCTGTTCCTCGGGGGTCGCACCGTAGAGCGCCGTGCCCCGCGTCGCCACGAGGCCGTAGCCGTCGTCGGCCACGTAGTACAGCGTCGCGAGAATACGCCGGCCGTCGTGGCTCGAGACCGGCGCCTCGGCCGCAGGCGCGCCGCTGGCGGCCGAGCGATGGAGCAGGGCCGGCAGCTTGGCCGTGACGAGCCAGACGCCGAGCGCGAGCACCGTCGCGCCGGCCAGGCCGGCCGCCCACAGGTGCGTCCGCGAGATCCGCACGACGGCGCGAGCCTGACCGTTCTGGCTCTCCGCGGCGGCGGTGCCGGCACGCGCGTCGTCTGGCGGATCGCCGCGGCGTACTGCCGTCACGGCCGCGCCCCGGGCAGCGGCGGCGGAAGGGGCGCACTCCGCCGAAGTTCCTCCACCGTGGCGATCACCGCCTCGACGATCGCGCCGGGCCGGTCGGCCCGATTCAACGCCGCCTCCTCGTCGCCGTTGGAGAGGAAACCCATCTCGAGCATGACGGCGGGCATGTTCGCCGACACGAGCGGACGCAGCGGCAGATACGCCGGGTCGTCGCTCAAGAGCGGCACCTGATGCGCCTTGAGCTGGCGCGCCAGCGTCGCGGCGACCGCGACGGACCGATCGACGAACGGCAACTGCGCGAGATCCCACGGCACGAGATCGATCGCGCGCGTTCCTCCGCCAATCACGGGGACAGGCGGCTCGCTCACTTCCGATGTGCCGGTGCGGTTCGCGTACTCGGCCGCGTTGAGCGCGAGCACCTGCGCGCCGCGCGTCTCCTGGCGCACCGAGGCGTTGAGGTGCAGGCTGATCAGAAGATCCGTTTTGTCGTTGTTGGCGATGGCTGCCCGGCGATCCAGCGGCACGGCCTCGTCGGCATCGCGCGTCAGCACGACCCGCAGCCCGATGCGCGTTTCGATCGCCGCCTTGAGCCGTCGCGCGAACTGCAGGACGTAGTCCTTTTCCTTCGTGCCCCCCGGCCCACGCACGCCGTCATCGTCGCCGCCATGCCCGGGATCGAGCACGATCGTGTCCAGGCCGGTGGAACGGCCGGTCGTGCCAGGGTCGGGCGCAGCGGCGCGGGCGACCGGCACGGGCGGCGGCGCGGCCGGCGGTGCCCCGGGCGCGAGCAGATCGATCGTCACGCGCGCCGGGTCCGAGTCGTCCGCGCGATAGTTGGCCGCGGACGGACCGAGATCGACCACGACGGTCGTGCCGTCGGCGTGCACGGCCGGCGCGAACTCGTCGGCTTCCCCTTGCACCGGCGCGAGATCGACGTCCACGGCGTCGAACCGCACGAGCAGCCGGTTGCCCTCGCGGGTGACGCGATGCGGCGCCGGCGACTGCAGCTCGAGCGTGACGCGCGCGTTGGGCGGCACGCGGTCGATGCGCGCGGTGATTTGCGGCAGGCGCACGTCTCCGAACAGGACCGTGCGGGCGGGCCGCCGGATCTCCACGCGTTGGCCGAGCGCAGGTCCGAGCGCGAGCCGCAGGAAGTCGATCGGCACGAGCCACGTGTTGCGATCGCGCTGGAGGGCCGCCGGCAGCGCGACGACTTTGCCGGGTCCGATCGAGGCGAACGACTGCCCCGGGATCAGGAGGATGGTCTGGCCGCTGCCCTGGACCGTGAGCCCGCCGACGAGCGTGTCTTCCGTGATGCGCAGCTTGAAGATCGACGCGAGCTGCTCCAGCGAGACGAACTCCGCGCCGCCGAGCGTGCGCACGGTGAGCTGATGGCGCGCCTCAGGCGTGTAGAGCACGAAGGCTCCCGGCGTCTGAGACGACGCGGTCGCGACGAGCGACAGCACGACGGCGGCCGCAATGCAGGCCACCGCCGGATAGGACGCGACGCGCGAGATCCGGGAAGACAACGACCAATCATAGCAATGGGCTGAGGCCGACGGCCCGTGATCGCGATCGTCAGCGCGGTGTGAACACGAGCCGATCGGTGACGACGAAGTTGGCGAACGCGCAGGCCGTGACGGCGCCGGCGTTGGCCGCCACGACGCCGATGGGCAGGTTGGCCACGAGCAGCGAGACAATCGCGACGTTGCCGACGAGCGAGAGCGCACCCGTCGCCACGACGAAGCGCACGAACGGCGCCGCGCCGGGCGAGCGGCCGGTGCGATCGCGCCATGTCCAGCGCCGGTGCCATTCGTACTTGTGGACGATGGCCGTCGCCACGCCGAGCGCCGTGGCGACGGCATGCGGCACGCCAGCCAGGACCGTGCACGACCAGACCGTCCCGATCTGCACGGCGAAGCCCAGCGCGCCCACCGCGACGAACGCCACGCCCCGGCGTGACGTCACGAGCGTTCAGCTCCGGGAAGCGGCTCGAGCCGATACAACGCGCGCGTGTTCCGCGCGGCAGAGTAGAGCAGCGTGACGAGCAGGCCAGCCGCGCCAATCGCCCCGCCGACGTCGAACACGGGCAGCGTGGAGCCGAGCACGTTCGCGGTGGGATGCCAGACAGCCACGGCGTTTCCTGCGATGAGCAGCAGCCGCAGTTCGGTCGGTCCGACTTTGAAAAAGCTCATCCGGAACCGGCCGAGCACGTGCGTGGCGAGGAAGACCTCGATGCACAGCATGAAGTACACGACCATCAGGGCGATGGCCACCGGAGGGCTCATGTAGCCAGAGAGCGCGAGCCCGCCGAGCAGGAACGCGACGCCGAACTCGTCCACGACGTGATCCACGTAGAAGCCGTACCGCGGCCGTTGACGATCGCGCACGCGGGCGAGTGTGCCGTCGAGGCTGTCGCCGAACCAGTTGACGACGAGGCACAGCGAGGCGAGCCAGAGACCTACGGGCGTCGTGCTCGCCAACCAGTACGACGCTCCGGCCCCAGCCATCGCGACGAGCGCCAGCGCGGTGAGATGGTCCGAGTGGATCGCGCGCGGGATCCGGCGCGCCATCCAGATCAGCGCCTTCTTCTCCCACGCGGCGGTCAGGCTCCTGAGATCGCGCGTGGCGGAAGGAGCGGGCTCGGTCCTGGAGAACTGGGACGCAGTCAGCGGCGTGGTGGCCATCGGCAGTTGCCCTCCATCCACGTATGCGCGAGGACGCGCGTCGGCGGCTCATTCGCCGGCGGCTCATTCGATCGTCCGACCGTGCGACCCACGCCGCGCTGCGAGCCGGTTCGGTCGTGCTTCGCGCTTACGCAGGCATGAGCTCCGCTGTGAATCGTCGAGCCGTCCGTGTGGTGTTGGCGCTGGCCGTGCTGGCCATCTCGCCAACCAGTTCGCTCCGTGCCGCAGGGGCCGGCCCCGGCCCGGCGACGCTCTCGGGATGGCAGCGATACGTGGCGGCGACGGAGCACCGGCGACACGTGGACACCGCGCACGCCGGGTCGTTCCTCGTGATGGACGCGGAGCCAGGCGGACGGGTCGATCGGCGCGACGTCCTCGCCGGGCAGATCCTCGTGCGAGCCATGCAAACCGCCGAGGACGGCGATGGACCGGTCGAGGTCCCGGACGCGCTCGTACACCACTGGCGCGGCGCCGTGCTCGTGCCGAACGTCACGGTGCCGGATCTCATCGCGTCGATCGAGCGCGCCGATCCGCCCGTGATCCAGGACGACGTCCTCCGATCGGCGATCCTCGAACGACGGCCCCGATCGGCGCGGGTGTTCCTGAGGCTGCGGCGCCAGAAGATCGTCACCGTCGTCTACGACACCGAGCACGACGTCACGTTCAGCCTCCTGGGCGCGACGCGCGCCTCGAGCGAGAGCCGGGCCATCGCGATCGCCGAGTTGCGTGCGCCGGGCACGCCGCAGGAGCGGCGGCTCGGCCCGGGTGAAGACCGGGGGTTTCTCTGGAAGCTGAACGCGTACTGGCGATACGAGGCGGTGCCCGGCGGCGTCATCGCCGAGTGCGAGTCGATCAGCCTGAGCCGGGACGTGCCGTTCGGGTTGCGCACCGTGCTCGCGCCGATCGTTGCGTCGACCGCCCGTGAATCGATGTCGATGGCGCTCGTCGCGTTGCGGACGCGGTTTGCGCGCTGAACCGTGCCGCGCGCACCTCGGCGCTCGTCCGTCTCACACCGGCGCTTCCCGGCCGAACGCCGTCCGCGCCGTCGTCGGTTCGATCACGACGGCGGTGACGAGCACGGCCGCGGCGGCGCCGAGCAGCAGCACGCCCCAACCCGGCGCGGCGAGCACGGCGCCGATGCCCTCGACGGCGAGCGCACCCGAGAACGTCAGATCGGCGGCGCGGAGCCACCGCGTTCCGCGCACGTCGGGCGTGGGACCGGCCGCAGGGTCGAGCTGGATCGCGAACCAGCGGTGCAGCCGGAGCGTGCTGGCGACGACGGCGGCGACGAGGCCGGCGACGAAGACGAGCGTGCCGGCTCGAGGGTCGCCGAACGCGGTTCGCCGATCCCACAGCGGGAGCAGCAGCAGGAGGTATCCGGTTGCTGCCGTCACCTGGTGGAACAGCCACCACCAGCGTCCTCGCGCGGGCGACGGATGGGTGGACACGTCGAGAGGCTTTGCCGCCAGCCCTGGCTGGCGGCGGATCTGCTCGAGCGCGCCCGCCAGCTCGGCCGCCGACTGGAATCGATCGCTGGCCGTCTTGGCCAGGCACGTCCGCAGCGTGCGCTCGAGCATCGCCACGG
This Acidobacteriota bacterium DNA region includes the following protein-coding sequences:
- the rph gene encoding ribonuclease PH, whose product is MPRLDGRLPDMVRPTKLTTGVSIHAEGSVLIEVGLTRVLCTASTEERVPPFLRGSGKGWVTAEYGMLPRATSTRTTREATTGKVGGRTQEIQRLIGRSLRSVVNQTELGERTIWIDCDVLQADGGTRTASITGGFVALVLALERLREQGTLARVPVTDYVAATSVGVVDGTPLLDLAYTEDSKAEVDMNVIKTSDGRFIEVQGTAESKPFSRAELDALLALADMGIRALIEQQRGAVGKILKY
- a CDS encoding GerMN domain-containing protein, which produces MTAVRRGDPPDDARAGTAAAESQNGQARAVVRISRTHLWAAGLAGATVLALGVWLVTAKLPALLHRSAASGAPAAEAPVSSHDGRRILATLYYVADDGYGLVATRGTALYGATPEEQARQIVVAQVQAPPSGQRSAIPDGTTVRTVFLTQDGRAYVDLGGAIRTGHTGGSFDEALAAYAIVNALTVNLPSVTAVQILIDGQQVDTLAGHLDLRYPLSKALEWVRKGP
- a CDS encoding N-acetylmuramoyl-L-alanine amidase is translated as MSSRISRVASYPAVACIAAAVVLSLVATASSQTPGAFVLYTPEARHQLTVRTLGGAEFVSLEQLASIFKLRITEDTLVGGLTVQGSGQTILLIPGQSFASIGPGKVVALPAALQRDRNTWLVPIDFLRLALGPALGQRVEIRRPARTVLFGDVRLPQITARIDRVPPNARVTLELQSPAPHRVTREGNRLLVRFDAVDVDLAPVQGEADEFAPAVHADGTTVVVDLGPSAANYRADDSDPARVTIDLLAPGAPPAAPPPVPVARAAAPDPGTTGRSTGLDTIVLDPGHGGDDDGVRGPGGTKEKDYVLQFARRLKAAIETRIGLRVVLTRDADEAVPLDRRAAIANNDKTDLLISLHLNASVRQETRGAQVLALNAAEYANRTGTSEVSEPPVPVIGGGTRAIDLVPWDLAQLPFVDRSVAVAATLARQLKAHQVPLLSDDPAYLPLRPLVSANMPAVMLEMGFLSNGDEEAALNRADRPGAIVEAVIATVEELRRSAPLPPPLPGARP
- a CDS encoding GtrA family protein — encoded protein: MTSRRGVAFVAVGALGFAVQIGTVWSCTVLAGVPHAVATALGVATAIVHKYEWHRRWTWRDRTGRSPGAAPFVRFVVATGALSLVGNVAIVSLLVANLPIGVVAANAGAVTACAFANFVVTDRLVFTPR
- a CDS encoding CDP-alcohol phosphatidyltransferase family protein yields the protein MATTPLTASQFSRTEPAPSATRDLRSLTAAWEKKALIWMARRIPRAIHSDHLTALALVAMAGAGASYWLASTTPVGLWLASLCLVVNWFGDSLDGTLARVRDRQRPRYGFYVDHVVDEFGVAFLLGGLALSGYMSPPVAIALMVVYFMLCIEVFLATHVLGRFRMSFFKVGPTELRLLLIAGNAVAVWHPTANVLGSTLPVFDVGGAIGAAGLLVTLLYSAARNTRALYRLEPLPGAERS